Proteins encoded by one window of Geobacter sp. DSM 9736:
- a CDS encoding bifunctional 2-polyprenyl-6-hydroxyphenol methylase/3-demethylubiquinol 3-O-methyltransferase UbiG: MRMLPAFLLVLLFQAGTVQGDEPKRINTDNNAPPLSYYEDFNQQPNVFLMDMVRGMKPGKALDVAMGTGRNAVYLGTLGWDVTGFDISEMDIRIAVEKAREAGTKINTVAQDVATFDFGKNQWDLVVLSYVPFARVIVDKVHESLKPGGVVMLEFFHRDSLKMRLLAHDLTFADNELLQIFSKYRILHYEDVLAKQDWGLSHGSNNRLVRLWAQKKDLLSPAECTLEDRPYPEEAEVCWHGTKVVCSRAGWVTKAGKCG; this comes from the coding sequence ATGCGAATGTTACCTGCGTTTCTGTTGGTACTGCTTTTCCAGGCCGGAACGGTTCAAGGCGATGAGCCAAAAAGAATAAATACTGACAATAACGCGCCCCCTCTTTCTTATTATGAAGATTTCAATCAGCAGCCTAACGTGTTCCTTATGGATATGGTTCGGGGAATGAAGCCTGGGAAGGCGCTTGATGTGGCCATGGGCACGGGGCGAAATGCCGTCTACTTGGGCACCCTTGGGTGGGATGTGACCGGGTTTGACATTTCCGAAATGGATATAAGGATAGCTGTTGAGAAAGCCAGAGAGGCCGGTACAAAGATAAATACCGTAGCCCAGGATGTTGCTACTTTTGATTTTGGAAAAAACCAATGGGATTTGGTCGTTCTTTCTTATGTGCCTTTCGCCCGTGTTATAGTTGATAAAGTCCATGAAAGCCTAAAACCCGGCGGTGTTGTCATGTTGGAGTTTTTTCACCGTGACAGCCTGAAAATGCGGTTATTAGCTCACGATTTAACCTTTGCAGATAACGAGTTGTTGCAGATATTTTCCAAATATCGAATTTTGCACTACGAAGATGTACTTGCGAAACAAGATTGGGGCCTTTCCCATGGCTCTAATAATCGTTTGGTCCGATTATGGGCGCAAAAAAAAGATCTACTATCACCCGCAGAATGTACCTTGGAAGACAGGCCGTATCCGGAGGAAGCGGAAGTATGCTGGCATGGAACGAAAGTCGTATGCTCCCGGGCGGGATGGGTTACAAAAGCCGGTAAATGTGGTTAA
- a CDS encoding GerMN domain-containing protein produces the protein MLLALQTAACRNQDTSQGARPAKISATKAYEKYFGPTPTTDKGTCYAFVIYFPSAKEPGKIVPFPFFTFDEKTMKKVAVERLLGGMDEGSYKGEILQPLNPGTHLLDLIEERGTVTVNFSKEILDSPGDKAAERALLNALALSVLQFPGIKDIRVQVDGKEKGTVGGKDVARFLGNGGLTTQPLVPDEDAVAQLPPPRLLSITAVKDKGAKDVEEVNAYFDRPVDIKEIKIAGRNDVPFEGEVYHSVFDMAAVLKPKDATLFKAGMPVKVRWKAVDKLGRSGEGDQEFLLEVKEH, from the coding sequence ATGCTTCTTGCTCTACAGACCGCTGCTTGCCGTAATCAGGATACTTCGCAGGGCGCAAGACCTGCCAAGATCTCAGCAACAAAAGCTTATGAAAAATATTTCGGCCCAACTCCCACTACTGACAAAGGGACCTGCTATGCCTTCGTCATTTATTTCCCTTCGGCCAAGGAGCCGGGGAAAATCGTGCCATTTCCGTTTTTCACCTTCGACGAGAAGACCATGAAGAAGGTGGCAGTGGAGCGGCTGTTGGGCGGAATGGACGAGGGAAGCTACAAGGGGGAGATCCTTCAGCCGCTCAACCCGGGCACCCACCTGCTGGACCTTATCGAAGAGAGGGGGACGGTTACCGTCAACTTCAGCAAGGAAATCCTTGATTCCCCAGGAGACAAGGCTGCGGAACGTGCGCTCCTGAATGCCCTGGCTCTGTCCGTTCTTCAATTTCCAGGTATCAAGGATATCCGGGTGCAGGTAGATGGAAAAGAGAAAGGAACCGTGGGTGGCAAAGATGTGGCACGTTTTCTCGGGAACGGCGGGCTGACGACGCAACCACTCGTTCCCGACGAAGATGCGGTGGCGCAACTTCCTCCACCAAGGCTCCTGAGCATTACCGCAGTCAAGGACAAGGGAGCGAAGGATGTGGAAGAGGTTAACGCCTATTTCGACCGGCCGGTGGACATCAAAGAGATAAAGATCGCCGGCAGGAACGACGTTCCCTTTGAAGGTGAAGTCTACCACTCGGTATTTGATATGGCTGCGGTTCTCAAGCCCAAGGATGCTACCCTGTTCAAGGCGGGGATGCCGGTGAAGGTACGGTGGAAGGCGGTGGACAAGCTCGGACGGAGCGGGGAAGGAGATCAGGAGTTTCTCCTGGAGGTGAAGGAGCATTGA
- a CDS encoding GSU3473 family protein → MMIRVIYNDQSAGMVADYQLDDLINAGKIVAFHRTDGWVSVEQGPLRGRGEAPGSYEGPERRRKNTKSCKVKIAEKQ, encoded by the coding sequence ATGATGATCCGAGTGATTTATAACGACCAAAGTGCGGGGATGGTTGCAGATTACCAACTGGACGACCTCATAAATGCTGGCAAAATTGTAGCATTTCACCGGACCGACGGATGGGTTTCGGTTGAGCAGGGTCCCCTGCGGGGCAGGGGGGAGGCCCCGGGTTCTTACGAAGGACCTGAACGCAGAAGAAAGAACACAAAATCCTGTAAAGTAAAGATAGCGGAGAAGCAATGA
- a CDS encoding cytochrome c — protein sequence MNRFHIYVTCLVGTLMFIQTGAYAHEGSVHEMSHAKDAAMEKLHRMMPVYMQAQAQIDQALTSGESATVVEEIGKIAATIPDLKNARPHKNLKRVSNFRKIASDFEGDVQKTAMLVNKGDLAGARDAFESAKMRCNQCHATFRD from the coding sequence ATGAATAGATTCCATATTTATGTTACTTGTCTGGTTGGAACATTGATGTTTATTCAGACTGGGGCATACGCTCATGAAGGCAGTGTTCATGAAATGAGTCATGCCAAAGATGCCGCAATGGAGAAACTGCACCGGATGATGCCGGTGTACATGCAGGCCCAGGCGCAGATCGATCAAGCGCTGACAAGCGGAGAATCTGCAACCGTTGTTGAGGAAATCGGAAAAATAGCAGCCACAATCCCCGATTTAAAGAATGCAAGACCCCACAAAAATCTAAAAAGAGTCAGCAACTTCAGAAAAATTGCCTCGGACTTTGAAGGAGATGTACAAAAAACTGCTATGCTGGTCAATAAAGGAGATCTGGCAGGGGCCAGAGACGCTTTTGAATCCGCGAAAATGCGTTGTAACCAGTGCCATGCAACGTTCAGGGACTGA
- a CDS encoding YHS domain-containing protein → MAETHRLSSRIADRLARHQRDLSEQQKRIDGSMKELLEQRDRLSAVARRMMESVVHPRMEELIRHFDNAAIMDCHGDVDFHCVCKFAHTPRFPATVSLDLALLPGERHAELTARYELEILPVLMEYKRDEEATFPFDGSDEAVGLWVEGKIEQFLDAYLRLETHPLYQKDNLVTDPVCGMRISSIAATSKVEWPGHTIYFCSDVCRDAFLKEQK, encoded by the coding sequence ATGGCTGAGACCCATCGGTTATCGAGCAGAATAGCCGACAGACTCGCGCGGCATCAACGCGATCTTTCGGAGCAGCAGAAACGGATCGACGGTTCAATGAAGGAACTGCTGGAGCAACGGGACCGGCTTTCAGCCGTTGCCCGTCGCATGATGGAGTCGGTGGTGCATCCCCGCATGGAAGAGCTGATCCGACACTTCGACAATGCCGCCATCATGGACTGTCATGGTGATGTTGACTTCCACTGCGTCTGCAAGTTCGCTCACACTCCCCGGTTCCCAGCGACTGTTTCGCTGGACCTGGCTCTACTTCCCGGTGAAAGGCATGCGGAACTGACTGCTCGCTACGAACTCGAGATACTCCCGGTTCTGATGGAATACAAGCGGGATGAAGAAGCGACCTTTCCGTTTGACGGCTCGGATGAGGCGGTCGGCTTGTGGGTGGAAGGCAAGATCGAGCAGTTCCTCGACGCCTATCTGCGTCTCGAGACTCATCCTCTCTACCAGAAGGACAACCTGGTGACCGACCCGGTATGTGGAATGCGAATATCTTCGATTGCGGCTACCAGTAAGGTTGAGTGGCCAGGACATACGATCTATTTCTGCTCCGACGTCTGCAGGGATGCATTTTTGAAGGAGCAAAAATGA
- a CDS encoding glycine/sarcosine/betaine reductase selenoprotein B family protein, which translates to MRFSHTRNVVMARIFTAFPSLAARWGQRLQMNTSLVPWAEPGKPLREAVVALVTTGGVHLKSQKPFDMSDSNGDASFREIPVSTPREALTITHDYYDHRDADTDVNLVLPVERLQELVERGVVGALHPVAYAFMGHIDDPHLNTLVRISGPEVAGKLADAKVDYVLLVPAUGSCNRSVGLVARAIESVGISTVCLSIVREVTEKTPPPRALYLRFPFGHALGEPGNIEQQLTVLSLAFRLIFEAERPGVIRNAGLHWKREMYPPPDWEAFGQLGPVTKRAG; encoded by the coding sequence ATTAGGTTTTCCCACACCAGGAACGTGGTCATGGCAAGAATCTTCACGGCCTTTCCGTCCCTTGCAGCACGATGGGGACAGCGGCTCCAGATGAATACATCCCTTGTCCCGTGGGCCGAACCTGGCAAACCGTTAAGAGAAGCGGTCGTGGCACTTGTCACTACTGGCGGTGTACACCTGAAGAGCCAGAAGCCGTTCGACATGAGCGACTCAAACGGCGACGCCTCTTTTCGAGAAATCCCTGTGTCCACCCCACGAGAAGCTCTCACCATAACCCACGATTACTACGACCACCGCGATGCGGACACAGACGTGAACCTCGTTCTGCCGGTCGAGAGGCTCCAGGAACTGGTTGAGAGAGGCGTGGTAGGAGCGTTGCATCCTGTGGCCTATGCGTTCATGGGACATATCGATGACCCACATCTCAATACCTTGGTCAGGATTTCAGGTCCTGAAGTAGCCGGTAAGCTCGCCGATGCCAAAGTTGACTACGTATTGCTGGTGCCGGCCTGAGGGAGCTGCAACCGGTCCGTGGGGCTGGTAGCTCGTGCAATCGAATCGGTAGGCATTTCTACAGTGTGCCTCTCAATCGTCAGGGAGGTTACAGAAAAGACGCCTCCTCCAAGGGCGCTTTATCTTCGCTTCCCGTTTGGCCATGCGCTTGGGGAGCCGGGCAACATCGAGCAGCAGCTCACAGTTCTCTCCTTAGCATTCCGTCTTATCTTTGAGGCTGAACGGCCTGGGGTGATTAGGAATGCCGGCCTGCACTGGAAGAGAGAGATGTATCCTCCTCCCGATTGGGAGGCGTTCGGGCAACTTGGCCCGGTAACAAAACGAGCTGGCTAG
- a CDS encoding thioredoxin domain-containing protein: MGSFSRFKIFGIWLAVFAGLILSILSALKVCTGPCSEAAVYTIFGVDFGWFGMGFFAILVFLLVVRRYFAAAGTIVLFFTLAAVGAELHLIWLQKFVIGRWCPVCLWIALAVFVAAVLLAREKKITRYFYGDIMKTRLTRVFLGLLAVTSGFAVAVMGVTKEAAGESLDIYLGNTRSDTTVYYISDWFCPSCRKIEPEIKRMFPEVAKNARVAFIDLPIHKETVNFTPYHLQFLLYEKPKYISLRHALDELSRKTKSPEPEQVQAAVAPLGVTVRQLNFMEFMNGAKLFESIYKGFGVTATPTVVVENQKTKKRKKLVGDRQISTQAVLSTIKELEK, encoded by the coding sequence ATGGGGTCCTTTTCCCGATTCAAGATTTTCGGCATATGGCTGGCCGTCTTTGCGGGGCTTATCCTCTCCATTCTGTCAGCCCTTAAGGTCTGCACCGGCCCGTGCAGTGAGGCCGCGGTTTATACGATATTCGGGGTGGATTTCGGCTGGTTCGGAATGGGCTTCTTCGCAATTCTTGTTTTTCTGCTAGTTGTCAGGCGCTATTTTGCTGCTGCCGGGACAATCGTGCTCTTCTTCACCCTGGCGGCGGTGGGGGCGGAACTTCACCTGATCTGGCTTCAGAAATTTGTCATTGGCCGCTGGTGCCCCGTATGCCTGTGGATTGCACTCGCCGTATTCGTGGCAGCAGTGTTGCTTGCGCGGGAAAAGAAGATTACCCGGTACTTCTATGGAGACATCATGAAAACGCGACTCACCCGTGTCTTTCTGGGACTTCTTGCGGTCACTTCAGGGTTTGCTGTAGCAGTGATGGGAGTCACAAAGGAGGCTGCCGGCGAAAGCCTGGACATCTATCTAGGCAACACCCGGAGCGATACCACCGTTTACTATATAAGCGACTGGTTCTGCCCTAGTTGCCGCAAGATAGAGCCGGAGATCAAGCGGATGTTTCCTGAAGTGGCCAAAAACGCCCGTGTTGCCTTCATCGATTTGCCGATTCACAAGGAAACGGTGAACTTCACCCCTTATCATCTTCAGTTTTTGCTCTACGAGAAACCGAAATACATTTCCCTGCGCCATGCGCTGGATGAACTCTCCCGCAAAACCAAAAGTCCGGAACCGGAGCAGGTTCAGGCTGCCGTAGCCCCGCTCGGCGTGACCGTGAGGCAGCTCAACTTCATGGAGTTCATGAACGGCGCAAAGCTTTTCGAGTCAATTTATAAGGGCTTCGGTGTCACTGCCACGCCTACTGTTGTGGTGGAGAATCAGAAGACGAAGAAGAGGAAGAAACTCGTCGGAGATCGTCAGATCTCGACGCAGGCAGTTCTTTCAACAATAAAAGAACTCGAAAAGTAG
- a CDS encoding ParM/StbA family protein, whose translation MIIGEQALLSSGSSYLKTMEELVRFYPVFVEHCRRAAAAEGDINLAVGLPYSYWQEQHKPGGTVPALAKSLTCDAVRDVCIFPQGLGGLRAYLDSLNERPSGNVLGIDIGFNTIIFTLFSPERKQIIHGKTLNKRGVYQMATGFLLPRIKSLAPSGTFTPVEIAFLIEKGYLQYGFERYDVTREIREAGIAYVEHIIRDIEGELQAHVGMHADFERVLLFGGGAAFFKEGFPAKNIEVVILPEPEFANAKGFLSLACGK comes from the coding sequence TTGATCATCGGCGAACAGGCGCTTTTATCGTCAGGGTCCTCCTACCTGAAAACAATGGAGGAATTGGTAAGGTTTTACCCGGTGTTTGTCGAACATTGCCGGAGAGCTGCTGCGGCCGAGGGAGATATAAACCTTGCCGTCGGGCTGCCGTACTCGTACTGGCAGGAGCAGCATAAACCCGGTGGAACGGTACCAGCCCTGGCAAAATCGTTGACCTGCGATGCTGTCAGGGACGTCTGCATTTTCCCTCAGGGTCTTGGTGGACTCAGGGCGTATCTGGATTCATTGAATGAGCGTCCATCGGGGAACGTGCTCGGCATTGATATTGGGTTCAATACAATTATCTTCACGCTGTTCTCGCCCGAGCGAAAGCAGATCATTCACGGCAAGACCCTCAACAAGCGCGGCGTCTATCAGATGGCGACAGGTTTCCTTCTCCCCCGAATCAAGAGCCTTGCCCCATCAGGAACCTTCACGCCGGTCGAGATTGCCTTCCTGATCGAAAAGGGCTACCTGCAATACGGCTTCGAACGTTATGATGTCACGAGGGAAATCAGAGAAGCGGGCATCGCGTATGTTGAGCATATTATCCGGGACATCGAGGGGGAGTTGCAAGCCCATGTCGGCATGCACGCGGATTTTGAGCGCGTGCTATTATTTGGTGGTGGAGCAGCTTTCTTCAAAGAAGGGTTTCCTGCGAAGAATATCGAGGTAGTTATTTTGCCTGAGCCTGAATTCGCAAATGCGAAAGGATTTCTGTCTCTTGCCTGCGGGAAGTGA
- a CDS encoding sigma factor-like helix-turn-helix DNA-binding protein, producing MDFLEATEWVRNNEAIIRNKISKYRRFSPYEESDYMQEAFEAAIIAATKCRTKNIRFEAAFWVTFRNQISVVTPNNSKTHGSNSVPSHRCSVDIETITVRTKRGRKRRPDVEVIYASICDFLTKREREILYMSLGIADEGTLSNKEIARRLGCSDMNVRDTLDRAFRRIRRLIDEGKIDPKSLR from the coding sequence ATGGATTTTCTTGAAGCAACGGAGTGGGTCAGAAACAACGAAGCGATCATCAGAAACAAGATTTCGAAATACCGCAGATTCTCTCCATACGAAGAGAGCGATTACATGCAGGAGGCTTTCGAAGCGGCAATCATAGCCGCAACAAAATGCCGAACGAAGAATATACGGTTCGAAGCAGCCTTCTGGGTCACCTTCCGCAATCAGATAAGCGTCGTTACACCGAACAACAGCAAGACTCATGGTTCCAATTCTGTCCCTTCGCATCGCTGTTCAGTAGATATCGAAACCATCACCGTCAGGACCAAAAGAGGCAGGAAGCGGAGGCCGGACGTCGAGGTGATCTATGCCTCCATCTGCGATTTCCTCACCAAGAGGGAACGGGAAATCCTCTACATGTCACTCGGAATAGCTGACGAAGGTACTCTTTCCAACAAGGAAATCGCCAGGCGCCTGGGATGCTCGGACATGAACGTTCGCGACACCCTCGACAGGGCCTTCAGACGGATCAGGCGCCTCATCGACGAAGGGAAGATAGATCCGAAATCGCTGCGGTAA
- the trfA gene encoding plasmid replication initiator TrfA, giving the protein MHDKTRRNTQPLLFATETPSISDSFEQILASFASKPKYLPEWPEGQRAMPNEILRSALFNCRNRKQARMFMKDAEIAVIGDGQVMYRGEELRQDDELVWLHLMHLAKKVHLGACVDFTPYSFIKALGWGIKGQNYERLRTCLSRMQATAIRIQSKRLGCFISVSLIQKFRSRNDRDETLPRWEVWVGEEMRLLFDEEFLTRVNWEVRRSLPDGITSKLFGYWASHRQPFPVKIATLLQLCGSGMSQKHFKVELKKSLGLLVQIGFLETWEFREDLVVVKRRC; this is encoded by the coding sequence TTGCATGACAAAACCCGACGGAATACCCAACCTCTTCTTTTCGCTACAGAGACTCCCAGCATATCGGACTCCTTTGAGCAGATCCTGGCGAGCTTCGCTTCGAAGCCGAAATACCTTCCCGAATGGCCCGAAGGTCAGAGGGCAATGCCGAACGAGATTCTTCGCTCCGCCCTCTTCAACTGCCGCAACCGAAAGCAGGCAAGAATGTTCATGAAGGATGCGGAAATCGCCGTGATCGGCGACGGCCAGGTCATGTACCGCGGGGAGGAGTTGCGCCAGGACGACGAACTGGTCTGGCTCCACCTCATGCACCTCGCCAAGAAAGTCCACTTGGGCGCTTGCGTCGACTTTACCCCCTATTCCTTCATCAAAGCACTTGGATGGGGAATCAAGGGGCAGAACTACGAACGGCTTCGCACCTGCCTGAGCAGGATGCAGGCAACCGCCATCAGGATCCAGTCGAAGAGGCTCGGCTGCTTCATAAGTGTGTCGCTGATTCAGAAGTTCAGGTCCAGGAACGACCGGGACGAGACGCTGCCACGGTGGGAGGTGTGGGTCGGAGAGGAGATGAGGCTCTTGTTCGACGAGGAATTCCTGACGAGGGTGAACTGGGAGGTCAGGAGGTCTCTGCCTGACGGAATCACCTCCAAGCTTTTCGGCTACTGGGCAAGTCACCGCCAGCCCTTTCCGGTAAAGATCGCCACCCTGCTCCAGCTTTGCGGTTCAGGGATGTCGCAGAAGCACTTCAAGGTGGAGTTGAAGAAGTCTCTCGGCCTGTTGGTGCAAATAGGTTTCCTGGAAACATGGGAGTTCAGGGAAGACTTGGTGGTGGTCAAGAGGAGGTGTTGA
- a CDS encoding AlpA family transcriptional regulator, giving the protein MEALMNQRDLMEFMKISRATLWRMQKKADFPKPVMLMNGAKRWRREEINLWLDAKKQTTSGEASVA; this is encoded by the coding sequence ATGGAAGCACTTATGAATCAGCGGGATCTGATGGAATTCATGAAGATATCGAGGGCAACCCTCTGGAGAATGCAGAAAAAAGCGGATTTCCCGAAGCCGGTAATGCTTATGAACGGTGCCAAACGCTGGCGCCGGGAAGAAATTAATTTGTGGCTGGATGCGAAGAAGCAAACGACCTCCGGGGAGGCCTCTGTTGCATGA
- a CDS encoding OmpA family protein, translating to MPGKPIAAVLMLLLPATVNAAEIRQRPFEYSFEVAKAQTDDVFAICSNCPDDHISALPAPPQLALRFGQKAEPTETPIRTAAVREVSKPGATLLGTIHFQLDSAVLPGTERSKLEEVISSIPAGTAVNIDGYTCNLGSAAHNLRLSFSRARRVAGYLESKGVRVRKVRGLGKCCAVSDDRRLNRRVEITAREKEGE from the coding sequence ATGCCCGGGAAGCCAATCGCTGCCGTACTCATGCTTCTACTTCCGGCGACCGTCAATGCGGCTGAGATCAGGCAAAGACCCTTCGAGTATTCATTCGAAGTAGCAAAAGCGCAGACCGATGATGTTTTTGCCATTTGTTCCAACTGTCCTGACGATCACATTTCCGCACTGCCTGCGCCTCCTCAACTGGCACTCCGTTTCGGGCAGAAGGCAGAGCCAACGGAAACACCAATCAGAACCGCAGCAGTGCGTGAAGTCAGCAAACCCGGGGCTACACTGCTGGGAACCATACATTTTCAATTGGACAGCGCGGTGTTGCCGGGGACTGAACGCTCAAAGCTCGAGGAGGTTATCAGCAGTATTCCGGCAGGGACGGCAGTGAACATCGATGGCTACACATGCAACCTCGGCAGTGCTGCTCATAACCTGCGCTTGTCGTTCAGCAGGGCACGAAGGGTTGCCGGGTATCTGGAATCGAAGGGCGTTCGGGTTCGGAAAGTCAGAGGGTTGGGCAAGTGCTGCGCGGTGTCCGACGACAGGCGGCTCAACCGTCGGGTTGAGATAACCGCTCGTGAAAAGGAGGGTGAGTGA
- a CDS encoding DsbC family protein has product MRRAKYRNLGTKVGGLVLIVVTTAGISIANDNFQTERDALLKTFPNLRVDRVSESPVKGLYEIVAGNQVFYFSPDGYLMFGELWSREGKNLTAEVREQVLAEKVKSIPLDKALRIGSGPHRVIEFTDPDCRYCRKVDEFLSKRTDVSRYIFFFPLRKLHPDSEKKSRYILSHKEKEHAFREVFSGSLDGKTIPQGEGAGGQLEEMESIARSIGVQGTPAIWIDGNSVNGADIPRIAALLEGKGGKGKDGLHQQEQRQEIKQ; this is encoded by the coding sequence GTGAGGCGAGCGAAGTACAGGAATCTCGGAACGAAGGTCGGTGGCCTGGTCTTGATCGTAGTAACGACAGCAGGAATCTCCATAGCCAATGACAATTTCCAAACCGAAAGGGATGCCCTTCTGAAGACTTTCCCCAATCTGAGAGTGGACAGGGTGAGTGAATCGCCAGTCAAGGGGTTGTACGAGATTGTTGCGGGCAACCAGGTTTTCTATTTCAGCCCGGATGGCTATCTGATGTTCGGCGAGCTGTGGAGCAGGGAGGGAAAGAACCTCACTGCCGAGGTGCGAGAACAGGTCCTTGCAGAAAAGGTGAAGAGCATTCCTCTCGACAAGGCGCTGAGGATCGGCTCCGGACCTCACCGCGTCATCGAGTTCACCGATCCCGACTGCCGTTACTGCAGAAAGGTTGACGAGTTCCTTTCAAAGCGTACGGACGTTTCCCGGTACATCTTCTTTTTCCCGCTCAGGAAGCTTCACCCCGACTCGGAGAAAAAGTCGCGCTACATCCTGTCGCACAAGGAGAAGGAGCATGCATTTCGTGAGGTTTTCAGCGGTTCGCTGGATGGTAAGACGATTCCGCAGGGTGAAGGGGCAGGTGGGCAACTGGAGGAAATGGAGAGTATCGCCCGGAGTATCGGCGTGCAGGGAACGCCTGCCATCTGGATAGACGGTAACTCTGTCAACGGCGCGGACATCCCCCGTATCGCGGCACTTCTCGAAGGGAAGGGGGGGAAGGGGAAAGACGGACTTCACCAACAGGAGCAAAGGCAGGAAATCAAACAATAA
- the traL gene encoding type IV conjugative transfer system protein TraL, with the protein MNEVRFPQYLNKPFQILMFESDELAFMVLGYVLAQRFGGFFWIIMFLLPWGYSRLKKSYPRGFLRHTLYFIGITPLKGYPHFFQNKFID; encoded by the coding sequence ATGAACGAAGTCAGGTTTCCCCAGTATCTCAATAAGCCGTTTCAGATTCTCATGTTCGAGTCGGACGAACTGGCTTTCATGGTCCTCGGCTATGTCCTTGCCCAAAGGTTCGGCGGGTTCTTCTGGATAATCATGTTCCTCCTGCCATGGGGGTACAGCCGCCTGAAGAAAAGCTATCCGAGGGGATTTCTGAGACACACCCTCTACTTCATCGGGATTACTCCGCTGAAAGGATACCCGCATTTCTTCCAGAACAAGTTTATCGATTGA
- a CDS encoding type IV conjugative transfer system protein TraE, with product MQLQLFTSKAANTFAENRMLKFTVLVLLAAVIVLSLCVVTVMNKERVILVPPVINSKIMISGDKASEDYLREFTRYIISLALTYNPANARNQFSELLAVYDPAGFPNARKELYELADRVENTRASSAFHIQTMTCHPDKNLIEVEGSKMTYIGEMKADIIQTVYLVEYRFDNGRFILTRLYEKPTGNNTSTK from the coding sequence GTGCAGTTACAGCTGTTCACCAGCAAAGCCGCAAACACATTTGCCGAGAACCGGATGCTCAAGTTCACCGTCCTGGTGCTTCTGGCGGCGGTTATCGTTCTCTCGCTCTGTGTAGTGACGGTAATGAACAAGGAGCGGGTGATCCTTGTCCCGCCGGTCATCAACTCCAAGATAATGATCAGCGGTGATAAGGCATCGGAAGATTACCTGCGGGAGTTTACCCGGTACATCATCAGCCTTGCTCTCACCTACAACCCTGCCAATGCCAGGAACCAGTTCAGCGAGCTGCTTGCAGTGTATGACCCGGCGGGGTTTCCGAACGCACGGAAGGAACTCTACGAGCTTGCCGACAGAGTCGAGAACACCAGGGCTTCCAGCGCCTTCCACATCCAGACCATGACATGCCATCCGGATAAGAACCTGATTGAGGTCGAGGGCTCGAAGATGACCTACATCGGGGAGATGAAGGCAGACATCATTCAGACCGTCTACCTCGTCGAGTACCGCTTCGATAACGGAAGGTTCATTCTGACCCGGCTCTACGAGAAGCCGACCGGCAACAACACAAGCACGAAGTAG